Proteins from a single region of Streptomyces glaucescens:
- a CDS encoding DUF397 domain-containing protein, whose product MAETEAEIKARKERERDELYALDISGVEWHGAPGTEEHEERVEIAYLPGGAVAMRSSLDPGTVLRYTEAEWRAFVLGARDGEFDLEPAPEK is encoded by the coding sequence ATGGCGGAGACGGAAGCGGAGATCAAGGCGCGCAAGGAGCGGGAGCGGGACGAGCTGTACGCCCTGGACATCTCCGGGGTCGAGTGGCACGGCGCGCCGGGCACCGAGGAGCACGAGGAGCGCGTCGAGATCGCCTACCTGCCCGGCGGCGCCGTGGCCATGCGGTCCTCGCTCGACCCGGGCACCGTGCTGCGGTACACCGAGGCGGAGTGGCGGGCCTTCGTGCTGGGCGCGCGGGACGGCGAGTTCGATCTGGAGCCCGCGCCGGAGAAGTAG